The Salvia miltiorrhiza cultivar Shanhuang (shh) chromosome 1, IMPLAD_Smil_shh, whole genome shotgun sequence genome has a window encoding:
- the LOC131022389 gene encoding uncharacterized protein LOC131022389, translated as MAAELPNFIVLRATVQQRYVSHFKESGPPGWNFTGWVSASELNIFSPLAQIQVEQAKIDARYVHFRFVHTNKYWAKANNATQIIAVADQPVEDLSNPACTLFEPIITPGSTNLALNHVQTDRRIDVVGHGIPPIHFLLQRAPAGTVGTVHFQFIDWDTLITLPRHVAFKGHDGRYVRSLTFQNFPYHQLSADDANATDTGFEVHTMLDGHVRIKSLHFDRFWRRSPNWIWADNNDANSTHADTLFWPVKIDDNTIALRNAGNNNFIRPLSMEGKTNCLNAQVPNMTLETRFEVEELVLKREIYHVRYRMEESRIYDEEPFIAGTATATNMANAEATLGITVTYEEASSYSFSSTRSIYAGVESRITGGIPKIASGSLRITTEITQTLEWNETKDEKKSVTVEHSVTVPPKSRATVTYVGTQGKCSVPFNYTQKDMSSTNGQMITSQHADGIFFGVNYYNFQFEAMEVQPL; from the exons ATGGCGGCGGAGCTTCCAAATTTCATCGTGCTGAGGGCAACCGTCCAACAGCGGTACGTGTCGCACTTCAAGGAGTCAGGCCCCCCCGGCTGGAACTTCACAGGCTGGGTCAGCGCCTCCGAACTCAACATTTTCAGCCCACTGGCGCAGATCCAAGTAGAGCAGGCCAAAATCGACGCCCGCTACGTTCACTTCCGCTTCGTCCACACCAACAAGTACTGGGCCAAAGCCAACAACGCCACCCAAATCATCGCAGTCGCTGACCAGCCTGTGGAAGACTTGTCCAACCCCGCCTGCACGCTCTTCGAGCCCATAATCACGCCCGGCTCCACCAACCTCGCCCTCAACCACGTTCAGACCGACCGCCGCATTGATGTCGTGGGTCACGGCATTCCCCCAATTCATTTTCTCCTCCAACGCGCCCCTGCTGGCACTGTAGGCACTGTTCACTTCCAGTTCATTGACTGGGATACGTTGATTACCTTACCCAGGCATGTCGCTTTCAAGGGACACGATGGCAG GTATGTGAGAAGCTTGACGTTCCAGAATTTTCCGTACCATCAGCTGTCGGCGGACGACGCCAACGCCACCGACACGGGGTTCGAGGTGCACACCATGCTGGACGGACATGTCCGCATAAAGTCCCTTCACTTTGATAGGTTCTGGAGGCGCAGTCCCAATTGGATATGGGCGGACAACAACGACGCTAACAGCACCCACGCTGACACCTTGTTTTGGCCTGTCAAAATTGACGACAACACCATTGCGCTTCGGAACGCAGGCAACAACAACTTCATCAGGCCTTTGAGCATGGAGGGAAAGACCAACTGTCTGAACGCCCAAGTGCCCAACATGACCTTAGAAACGAGATTTGAGGTGGAGGAGCTGGTTCTCAAAAGAGAGATCTACCACGTCAGATACCGCATGGAGGAATCTCGAATCTACGACGAGGAGCCCTTCATCGCTGGAACAGCCACCGCCACCAACATGGCCAATGCTGAAGCTACGCTGGGCATCACCGTCACCTACGAGGAAGCCTCCTCCTACTCCTTCAGCAGCACCCGCTCCATATATGCAGGGGTCGAGTCCAGGATCACTGGCGGCATTCCCAAAATCGCCAGCGGCTCACTCCGAATCACCACGGAGATCACCCAGACGCTGGAGTGGAACGAGACCAAGGATGAGAAGAAGAGCGTCACGGTGGAGCACTCAGTCACGGTGCCGCCCAAGAGCCGGGCCACGGTGACCTACGTGGGGACGCAGGGAAAGTGCAGTGTTCCCTTCAACTACACTCAGAAAGACATGAGCTCTACCAATGGGCAGATGATTACCAGCCAGCATGCTGATGGTATATTCTTTGGCGTCAATTATTACAATTTCCAGTTTGAGGCCATGGAAGTCCAACCCCTCTGA
- the LOC131022411 gene encoding uncharacterized protein LOC131022411, whose translation MAAELPNFIVLRATAHQRYVSYYKEEGPQKGWVTAEVEDVFSPLVKIQVEPSKTDERFVHFRFVHTNKYIARSNNSQQLIAVADQPEEDLSKPTCTLFEPVFTPATNALALRHVQSNRRVDVLSLTFNPPLAPRLICLITRFATNELPPSDHYQFIDWDTLIILPRHVAFKGHNDKYLRSLTFQNFPYQQLSADDPNATDTGFEVHTMLDGHVRIKSLHFDRFWRRSPNWIWADNNDANSTHADTLFWPVKIDDNTIALRNAGNNHFIMPLTLEGKTDCLNARVPNMTIETRFVVEELVLKRDIYHVRYRMEESRIYDEEPFLAGTATATNMSNDEATLGITVAYEEASSYSFTSSRSITAGVESKITVGIPKIASGKLRISSEVTQTLEWNETKEEKKTVEVEHSVTVPPKSRATVTYVGTQGKCSVPFSYTQKDKSSTTGQMITSQHADGIFFGVNYYNFQFEAMEIEPPGRVGLGSCVL comes from the exons ATGGCAGCGGAGCTTCCGAATTTCATCGTGCTGAGGGCAACCGCCCATCAGCGGTACGTGTCGTACTACAAGGAAGAAGGCCCCCAGAAAGGGTGGGTGACCGCCGAGGTGGAGGACGTGTTCAGCCCACTGGTGAAGATCCAGGTGGAGCCCTCCAAAACCGACGAGCGCTTCGTTCACTTCCGCTTCGTGCACACCAACAAGTACATAGCTCGAAGCAACAACTCCCAGCAGCTCATCGCAGTCGCTGACCAGCCGGAGGAGGACCTCTCCAAGCCCACCTGCACGCTCTTCGAGCCCGTTTTCACGCCCGCCACCAACGCCCTCGCCCTCCGCCACGTTCAGTCCAACCGCCGCGTTGACGTCCTTAGTCTCACGTTTAATCCTCCGCTCGCGCCCCGCCTTATTTGTCTTATCACACGCTTCGCTACTAACGAGCTGCCACCCTCTGATCATTACCAATTCATTGACTGGGATACCTTGATTATCTTACCCAGGCATGTCGCTTTCAAGGGACACAATGACAA ATATCTGAGAAGCTTGACGTTCCAGAATTTTCCGTACCAGCAGCTGTCGGCGGACGACCCCAACGCCACCGACACGGGGTTCGAGGTGCACACCATGCTGGACGGACATGTCCGCATAAAGTCCCTTCATTTCGATAGGTTCTGGAGGCGTAGTCCCAACTGGATATGGGCGGACAACAACGACGCCAACAGCACCCACGCTGACACCTTGTTTTGGCCTGTCAAAATAGACGACAACACCATTGCGCTTCGGAACGCAGGCAACAACCATTTCATCATGCCTCTCACCCTCGAGGGAAAGACAGACTGTCTGAATGCCCGAGTGCCCAACATGACCATAGAGACGAGATTTGTGGTGGAGGAGCTGGTTCTCAAACGAGACATCTACCACGTCCGATACCGCATGGAGGAATCTCGAATCTACGACGAGGAGCCCTTCCTCGCTGGGACAGCCACCGCCACCAACATGTCGAATGACGAAGCTACGCTAGGCATCACCGTCGCCTACGAGGAAGCTTCCTCCTACTCCTTCACCAGCAGCCGCTCCATAACTGCAGGGGTCGAGTCCAAGATCACTGTCGGCATTCCCAAAATCGCCAGCGGGAAGCTCCGAATCTCCTCGGAGGTGACCCAGACGCTGGAGTGGAACGAGACCAAGGAGGAGAAGAAGACTGTCGAGGTGGAGCACTCAGTCACCGTGCCGCCCAAGAGCCGGGCCACGGTTACCTACGTGGGGACGCAGGGAAAGTGCAGTGTTCCCTTCAGCTACACTCAGAAAGACAAGAGCTCTACCACTGGGCAGATGATTACCAGCCAGCATGCTGATGGTATCTTCTTTGGCGTCAATTATTACAATTTCCAGTTTGAAGCCATGGAAATCGAACCCCCGGGTCGAGTCGGCTTGGGATCCTGTGTTTTATGA